In the Natrinema sp. CBA1119 genome, CGAAAACGCGGTCGTCTTCGCCGAACTCGCGGTCGATGAGCGACCGGCCGTCGAACGCCACGAGGGGCCACCGGTTCACGTCCGCGACCACGCAGCCGGCTTCTACGAGTCCTACGCGGACGACTCCGACGCCTACGGTCCGTTCATCGAGGGCGAGCGCTATGTCACCGAGCGCGAGCGGGAGTTTATCACCGCCCGCGCGTTCCTCGAGAGCGACCGCCTCTTTGACGTCGGACTGGGTGCACACGTCGAGACGGCACTCGAAGACGAGTACGAAGTACTGATCGGATCGGAGATCACGGCGTTGCTCGCCGAATTCGGCACGGAGCTGCGAACGTACTTCGAACCGCGGCCCTGATACGGACTGCTGTCAGTCATTTCCCGCGCGACCGCGATCCAGTCTGCGGTCGCACCGGTACATCGTTACAGCAGACCGTATGAGGAGCGCAGTGCCTCGCCGCTGCCGCGATCCATTTCGTCAGATATCGTTCAGGTCAACGTCGAGATCGTGGGCCTCGAGCACGTCCTCGAGGGCTGATTCGGCGTTGTCGCCGGGTTCGTCGTCGGGTTCGATCGGTTCGCGACCGTCGAAGGTCTCGTGGACGAGTGCCACGCTGTCGGCGAGCACGTCCAGTCCGTAGCCGCCCTCGAGGACGAACGCCAGCGCGGCGTCGGTGTCAGCGGCGAGGGACCGAACGCGGTCGCTCATCAGCGCGTAGGCCTCTGTCGAGAGCCGGATCCGCGAGATGGGATCGTGGCGATGGGCGTCGAAACCCGCGCTGATGAGGATGAGATCGGGATCGAACGCGGTGAATGCGGCGGTGATCGGCCCGTCGACGGCGGCCAGATACTCCCGGTCGTCGGTACCGGCCGGCATCGGAACGTTCATCGTCGTCCCGTCGCCGTCGCCCTCACCGGTCTCGTCGACATCGCCGGTCCCGGGGTAGAGCCCCTGCTCGTGGATCGAAGCGAAGAACACGTCGCCCCTGTCGTAGAATATGTCCTGCGTCCCGTTGCCGTGGTGGACGTCCCAGTCGAGGATCGCCACCCGGTCGATGTCGTACGCGTCGTGATCGAGGGCGTACTGGGCGGCGACGGCAGCGTTATTGACGAAGCAAAACCCCATCGCGTCGTCGTAGACCGCGTGGTGGCCCGGCGGTCGCCCAATCGAGAAGGGCGTGTCACGTCCTGTATTGCCCTCGAGCGCCGCCTCGGCGGCCCAGCAGGCAAGGCCGGCGCTCTGGCAGGCCGCGTCCCAGGTTTCCTCGACGGCGGCGGTATCGGGATCCCAGCTCCCGCCGCCGTCGGCACAGAACTCTCGAACGGACTCGAGGTACTCGCGGTCGTGGACGGCCGCCATCGCGTCGAGTTCGCACGGGTCGCTCTCGACGTATGTGACGCCGTGTTTCTTCTTTAGCCGTTCCCGGATCGCCCGTAACCGGTCCGGCGACTCCGGGTGGCGCGAACCGGGATCGTGTGCGAGACAGAGCTCGCTGTAGCCGAACTGCATCGGCTCACTCGAACAGCGAGAAGTACGTCTCGATGTCGTCGTCGGTGATCGTCCGCCGGTCGGCGTGGTGGGCGAGAGTCGCGGCCGCCCGGGCGACGTTATCCGCGTAGTCCTCGAGGATATCGGCGAGGGCGACGCGGGCGTCCATCGAGACGCGATAGCGATCGTCGATTTCCAGCCTGGCGATGCGATCGACCGGCGCGACCGGAAGCTCGAGGTCGTCTTTGTCGACGACCGCTTCGGCGCC is a window encoding:
- a CDS encoding histone deacetylase, with translation MQFGYSELCLAHDPGSRHPESPDRLRAIRERLKKKHGVTYVESDPCELDAMAAVHDREYLESVREFCADGGGSWDPDTAAVEETWDAACQSAGLACWAAEAALEGNTGRDTPFSIGRPPGHHAVYDDAMGFCFVNNAAVAAQYALDHDAYDIDRVAILDWDVHHGNGTQDIFYDRGDVFFASIHEQGLYPGTGDVDETGEGDGDGTTMNVPMPAGTDDREYLAAVDGPITAAFTAFDPDLILISAGFDAHRHDPISRIRLSTEAYALMSDRVRSLAADTDAALAFVLEGGYGLDVLADSVALVHETFDGREPIEPDDEPGDNAESALEDVLEAHDLDVDLNDI
- a CDS encoding histone; protein product: MNVELPFAPVDTIIRRNAGNLRVSADASKQLATRIQEHGSELAIDAAEEATADGRKTLMAQDFGAEAVVDKDDLELPVAPVDRIARLEIDDRYRVSMDARVALADILEDYADNVARAAATLAHHADRRTITDDDIETYFSLFE